In a single window of the Streptomyces sp. NBC_00285 genome:
- the pgi gene encoding glucose-6-phosphate isomerase has protein sequence MSDSPLVTRRPEWTALEDHRAEQHAHLRELFATDPGRAERYVVRVGDLRIDYSKHLVTDETLALLQELAAATDVFGLRDAMFRGERINITEDRAVLHTALRAPANAVVEVDGENVVPAVHAVLDRMSDFSNRVRSGEWTGHTGRRIKNVVNIGIGGSDLGPAMAYDALRAYTARELTFRFVSNVDGADLHEAVHDLDPAETLFIVASKTFTTIETITNATSARTWLLRGPNGLGDDKAVAKHFVALSTNAEKVTDFGIDPDNMFEFWDWVGGRYSFDSAIGLSLMIAIGPDHFRAMLDGFRIVDEHFQNAPAEANAPLLMGLLGIWYGNFHGAQSHAVLPYSHYLSKFTAYLQQLDMESNGKSVDRDGNPVEWETGPVVWGTPGTNGQHAYYQLIHQGTKLIPADLIGFARPVDELSDELKAQHDLLMANLFAQGQALAFGKTAEEVRAEGVAEAQVAHRTFQGNHPTTTVLARALTPSVLGQLIALYEHKVFVQGAVWNIDSFDQWGVELGKVLAKRVEPALTEGADVPGLDSSTTALVAAYRELKEVR, from the coding sequence ATGTCTGACTCCCCCCTTGTGACGCGCCGACCCGAGTGGACCGCGCTGGAGGACCACCGCGCCGAGCAGCACGCGCATCTGCGTGAGCTGTTCGCGACGGACCCGGGGCGCGCGGAACGGTACGTCGTGCGCGTCGGCGATCTGCGCATCGACTACTCCAAGCACCTCGTCACCGACGAGACCCTGGCCCTGCTCCAGGAACTGGCCGCCGCCACCGATGTGTTCGGGCTGCGGGACGCCATGTTCCGCGGTGAGCGGATCAACATCACCGAGGACCGGGCGGTCCTGCACACCGCGCTGCGCGCCCCCGCGAACGCGGTCGTCGAGGTCGACGGCGAGAACGTCGTGCCGGCCGTGCACGCCGTGCTCGACAGGATGAGCGACTTCTCGAACCGGGTCCGCTCCGGCGAGTGGACCGGCCACACCGGCCGGCGCATCAAGAACGTCGTCAACATCGGCATCGGCGGCTCCGACCTCGGTCCCGCGATGGCCTACGACGCCCTGCGGGCCTACACGGCACGGGAGTTGACCTTCCGTTTCGTGTCCAACGTGGACGGCGCCGACCTGCACGAGGCGGTCCACGACCTGGACCCGGCGGAGACCCTGTTCATCGTCGCGTCCAAGACCTTCACCACGATCGAGACGATCACCAACGCCACCTCGGCCCGCACCTGGCTGCTTCGGGGCCCGAACGGACTGGGCGACGACAAGGCCGTCGCGAAGCACTTCGTCGCCCTGTCGACGAACGCCGAGAAGGTCACGGACTTCGGCATCGACCCGGACAACATGTTCGAGTTCTGGGACTGGGTCGGCGGCCGCTACTCCTTCGACTCGGCGATCGGCCTCTCGCTGATGATCGCCATCGGCCCGGACCACTTCCGGGCGATGCTCGACGGCTTCCGGATCGTCGACGAGCACTTCCAGAACGCACCCGCCGAGGCCAACGCCCCTTTGCTGATGGGCCTGTTGGGCATCTGGTACGGCAACTTCCACGGCGCCCAGTCGCACGCGGTGCTGCCGTACTCCCACTACCTCTCGAAGTTCACCGCCTATCTCCAGCAGCTGGACATGGAGTCCAACGGCAAGTCGGTGGACCGTGACGGCAACCCGGTGGAGTGGGAGACCGGTCCGGTGGTGTGGGGGACGCCCGGCACCAACGGGCAGCACGCCTACTACCAGTTGATCCACCAGGGCACCAAGCTCATCCCGGCCGACCTGATCGGCTTCGCGCGGCCCGTCGACGAACTCAGCGACGAACTCAAGGCGCAGCACGACCTGTTGATGGCCAACCTGTTCGCACAGGGACAGGCGCTCGCCTTCGGCAAGACCGCCGAGGAGGTGCGCGCGGAGGGCGTGGCCGAGGCCCAGGTCGCACACCGCACCTTCCAGGGCAACCACCCCACGACCACCGTCCTGGCCCGCGCACTGACCCCCTCGGTGCTGGGCCAGCTGATCGCCCTCTACGAGCACAAGGTGTTCGTCCAGGGCGCGGTCTGGAACATCGACTCCTTCGACCAGTGGGGCGTCGAGCTCGGCAAGGTCCTCGCCAAGCGCGTCGAGCCCGCCCTCACCGAGGGCGCCGACGTCCCCGGCCTCGACTCCTCCACCACCGCCCTGGTGGCCGCCTACCGTGAACTTAAGGAAGTGCGCTGA
- the opcA gene encoding glucose-6-phosphate dehydrogenase assembly protein OpcA, whose protein sequence is MKIDLTDTTASKINKALVQGRRAIGTPAVGMVLTMVIVTDEENAYDAIKAAEEASHEHPSRTLVVIKRHARTARDRMASKLDAEVRVGADAGTGETVILRTYGEVSDHADSVVLPLLLPDAPVVVWWPVDAPENPAKDPLGALSQRRITDLYAVENPLAVLATRVRSYAPGDTDLAWTRLTPWRSMLAAALDQARAQILSGAVEAEADNPAAELLARWLEARLKVKIDRVVTAGPVVTAVRLATANGEVVIDRPEGPLATLSLPGQPSRTLALKVRTTSELIAEELRRLDADEMYAVALRGEGTKETPAHV, encoded by the coding sequence ATGAAGATCGACCTGACCGACACCACGGCAAGCAAGATCAACAAGGCGCTGGTGCAGGGGCGCCGCGCCATCGGAACCCCCGCCGTGGGCATGGTCCTGACGATGGTGATCGTCACGGACGAGGAGAACGCCTACGACGCGATCAAGGCGGCCGAGGAGGCCTCGCACGAGCACCCCTCGCGCACCCTGGTCGTCATCAAGCGGCACGCCCGCACCGCCCGCGACCGGATGGCGTCCAAGCTGGACGCCGAGGTCCGGGTGGGCGCCGACGCCGGCACCGGCGAGACGGTGATCCTGCGCACCTACGGCGAGGTGTCCGACCACGCCGACTCGGTCGTGCTGCCGCTGCTGCTGCCGGACGCGCCCGTCGTGGTGTGGTGGCCGGTGGACGCGCCGGAGAACCCCGCGAAGGACCCGCTGGGCGCACTGTCCCAGCGCCGGATCACCGACCTGTACGCCGTGGAGAACCCCCTCGCCGTCCTCGCGACCCGGGTGCGCTCCTACGCCCCGGGCGACACGGACCTCGCCTGGACCCGGCTGACCCCGTGGCGCTCGATGCTGGCGGCCGCCCTGGACCAGGCCCGCGCACAGATCCTCTCCGGAGCCGTGGAGGCGGAGGCCGACAACCCGGCCGCCGAACTGCTCGCGCGCTGGCTGGAGGCGCGGCTGAAGGTGAAGATCGACCGGGTCGTCACGGCGGGACCGGTCGTCACGGCCGTGCGCCTGGCCACGGCGAACGGCGAGGTCGTCATCGACCGCCCCGAGGGCCCGCTGGCCACGCTGTCCCTGCCGGGTCAGCCCTCCCGCACCCTCGCGCTGAAGGTCCGCACCACCTCCGAACTCATCGCCGAGGAGCTTCGCCGCCTCGACGCCGACGAGATGTACGCCGTGGCCCTGCGGGGCGAGGGCACCAAGGAGACCCCTGCTCATGTCTGA
- the zwf gene encoding glucose-6-phosphate dehydrogenase, which yields MTELPAIDALSADDWDNPLRDPRDRRLPRIAGPSGLVIFGVTGDLSRKKLMPAVYDLANRGMLPPGFSLVGFARRDWEDEDFAQIVHDSVREHARTEFREEVWQQLAEGMRFIPGDFDDDTAFKQLRGTVDELDKARGTSGNYAFYLSVPPKFFPKVVRQLKKHGLADAPEGSWRRAVIEKPFGRDLKSARELNALVHDVFEPDQVFRIDHYLGKETVQNILALRFANQMYEPIWNRSFVDHVQITMAEDIGIGGRAGYYDGIGAARDVIQNHLLQLMALTAMEEPAAFDAESLLTEKLKVLRSVKLPEDIGAHAVRGQYAGAWQGGEKVLGYLEEDGIDASSTTDTYAAVRLNVDNRRWAGVPFYLRTGKRLGRRVTEIAVVFQTAPHSPFDHNATEELGKNAIVIRVQPDEGMTVRFGSKVPGTSMEIRDVTMDFAYGESFTESSPEAYERLILDVLLGDANLFPRHQEVEESWKILDPIEEHWANHGRPAQYASGTWGPEEADEMLARDGRSWRRP from the coding sequence ATGACCGAGCTTCCCGCCATTGACGCACTGTCCGCCGACGACTGGGACAACCCGCTGCGCGATCCCCGCGACCGCAGGCTGCCCCGTATCGCCGGTCCGTCCGGGCTGGTCATCTTCGGCGTCACGGGCGACCTGTCCCGCAAGAAGCTGATGCCGGCCGTCTACGACCTCGCCAACCGCGGCATGCTGCCGCCGGGCTTCTCGCTCGTCGGGTTCGCCCGCCGGGACTGGGAGGACGAGGACTTCGCGCAGATCGTGCACGACTCGGTGCGCGAGCACGCGCGGACCGAGTTCCGTGAGGAGGTCTGGCAGCAGCTCGCCGAGGGCATGCGGTTCATCCCGGGCGACTTCGACGACGACACGGCGTTCAAGCAGCTGCGCGGCACCGTCGACGAGCTCGACAAGGCCCGCGGCACCAGCGGCAACTACGCCTTCTATCTCTCCGTACCGCCGAAGTTCTTCCCGAAGGTCGTCCGGCAGCTCAAGAAGCACGGGCTGGCCGACGCGCCCGAGGGCTCCTGGCGGCGCGCGGTCATCGAGAAGCCGTTCGGGCGTGACCTGAAGAGCGCCCGCGAGCTCAACGCCCTGGTGCACGACGTGTTCGAGCCGGACCAGGTGTTCCGCATCGACCACTACCTGGGCAAGGAGACCGTCCAGAACATCCTGGCGCTGCGCTTCGCCAACCAGATGTACGAGCCGATCTGGAACCGGTCGTTCGTCGACCACGTGCAGATCACGATGGCCGAGGACATCGGCATCGGCGGCCGGGCCGGCTACTACGACGGCATCGGCGCGGCCCGTGATGTCATCCAGAACCACCTGCTCCAGTTGATGGCGCTGACCGCCATGGAGGAGCCGGCCGCCTTCGACGCCGAGTCGCTGCTCACCGAGAAGCTGAAGGTCCTCAGGTCCGTGAAGCTGCCGGAGGACATCGGCGCGCATGCCGTGCGCGGGCAGTACGCGGGTGCCTGGCAGGGTGGCGAGAAGGTGCTCGGCTACCTGGAGGAGGACGGCATCGACGCGTCCTCCACGACGGACACGTACGCGGCCGTCAGGCTGAACGTCGACAACCGCCGCTGGGCGGGCGTGCCGTTCTACCTCCGCACCGGCAAGCGTCTTGGGCGCCGGGTCACCGAGATCGCGGTCGTCTTCCAGACGGCCCCGCACTCCCCCTTCGACCACAACGCGACGGAGGAGCTCGGCAAGAACGCGATCGTCATCCGCGTCCAGCCCGACGAGGGCATGACGGTCCGGTTCGGGTCGAAGGTGCCGGGCACCTCGATGGAGATCCGGGACGTGACGATGGACTTCGCGTACGGCGAGTCCTTCACCGAGTCCTCGCCCGAGGCGTACGAGCGCCTCATCCTGGATGTCCTCCTCGGGGACGCCAACCTGTTCCCCCGTCACCAGGAAGTGGAAGAGTCCTGGAAGATCCTCGACCCGATCGAGGAGCACTGGGCGAACCACGGCCGGCCGGCGCAGTACGCGTCGGGCACCTGGGGACCCGAGGAAGCCGACGAGATGCTCGCACGAGACGGACGGAGCTGGCGCAGGCCATGA
- the tal gene encoding transaldolase gives MITVTEATATAGALKRLSDEGVSIWLDDLSRRRIESGNLAELVATRHVVGVTTNPSIFQAAIGSGEGYDEQLADLAVRGVTVGEAVRMMTTADVRAAADVLRPVYDATGGRDGRVSIEVDPRLAHDTPATIAEAKQLAWLVDRPNVMIKIPATRAGLPAITEVIGLGISVNVTLIFSLERYREVMDAYLAGLEQAAAKGLDLATIHSVASFFVSRVDSEIDKRLTVLGTDEALALKGKAALANARLAYEAYEEVFTGPRWTALGGARANKQRPLWASTGVKDPAYKDTLYVDDLVAPGTVNTMPEATLNATADHGGITGDTVTGGYTQARADLGAVEALGISYDEVVQQLEDEGVAKFEAAWQDLLDAVTKSLNSKGVDGE, from the coding sequence ATGATCACTGTGACCGAAGCGACCGCGACCGCGGGAGCACTCAAGCGCCTGTCCGACGAGGGCGTCTCCATCTGGCTGGACGACCTGTCGCGCCGGCGGATCGAGTCGGGCAACCTCGCCGAACTCGTCGCCACCAGGCACGTGGTGGGCGTGACCACCAACCCGTCCATCTTCCAGGCCGCCATCGGCTCCGGTGAGGGCTACGACGAGCAGCTCGCCGACCTCGCCGTGCGGGGCGTCACGGTCGGCGAGGCCGTACGGATGATGACGACCGCCGACGTACGCGCCGCCGCCGACGTCCTGCGGCCCGTGTACGACGCCACCGGCGGCCGGGACGGCCGGGTCTCCATCGAGGTCGACCCGCGGCTGGCCCACGACACACCGGCGACGATCGCCGAGGCCAAGCAGCTGGCCTGGCTGGTGGACCGCCCGAACGTCATGATCAAGATCCCGGCGACCAGGGCCGGTCTCCCGGCGATCACCGAGGTCATCGGCCTCGGGATCAGCGTCAACGTCACGCTGATCTTCTCCCTGGAGCGCTACCGCGAGGTCATGGACGCCTACCTCGCCGGTCTGGAGCAGGCCGCCGCGAAAGGCCTGGACCTCGCGACGATCCACTCCGTGGCCTCCTTCTTCGTCTCCCGCGTCGACTCCGAGATCGACAAGCGGCTGACGGTGCTGGGCACGGACGAGGCCCTCGCGCTCAAGGGGAAGGCCGCACTCGCCAACGCGCGCCTCGCGTACGAGGCGTACGAGGAGGTCTTCACCGGTCCGCGCTGGACCGCCCTCGGCGGCGCCCGCGCCAACAAGCAGCGCCCGCTGTGGGCCTCGACCGGCGTGAAGGACCCGGCGTACAAGGACACCCTCTACGTCGACGACCTGGTCGCGCCCGGCACCGTCAACACCATGCCGGAGGCCACCCTGAACGCCACCGCCGACCACGGCGGCATCACCGGCGACACGGTGACCGGCGGCTACACGCAGGCCCGCGCCGACCTGGGTGCCGTGGAGGCGCTGGGGATCTCCTACGACGAGGTCGTACAGCAGCTGGAGGACGAGGGCGTGGCCAAGTTCGAGGCGGCCTGGCAGGACCTGCTGGACGCCGTCACCAAGTCGCTGAACAGCAAGGGGGTCGACGGGGAATGA
- the tkt gene encoding transketolase, with the protein MSTQTPDSFEWTELDRRAVDTARLLAADAVQQVGNGHPGTAMALAPAAYTIFQKVMRHDPADPEWTGRDRFVLSPGHTSLTLYTQLFLSGYELELDDLKAFRTHGSKTPGHPEYGHTAGVETTTGPLGQGVANAVGMAMAARYERGLFDPDAPEGESPFDHTVWAIVSDGDLQEGISAEASSLAGHQRLGNLVFVYDDNHISIEGDTATAFSEDVLKRYEAYGWHTQRIEPGADGDIDVHALHAALTSARAETGRPSIIAMRTIIAWPAPNAQNTEAAHGSALGADEVAATKRVLGFDPERTFEVADEVLAHTRGALDRGAEAHAAWDKQISGWRGEQPERARLFDRVVAGQLPEGWESSIPVFEEGGSVATRAASGKVLQALGPVLPELWGGSADLAGSNNTTIDKTSSFLPKGNPLPEADPYGRTVHFGIREHSMAAEMNGIALHGNTRVYGGTFLVFSDYMRNAVRLSALMQLPVTYVWTHDSVGLGEDGPTHQPVEHLASLRAIPGLNVVRPADANETALAWAEILRRHATNPAPHGLALTRQGVPTYAPNPDAVKGGYVLRDASTGTPDVVLIATGSEVQLAVAARERLESEGVGTRVVSMPSVEWFEEQPREYRESVLPPSVRARVAIEAGIGLTWYRFTGDAGRIVSLEHFGASADAKVLFAEYGFTAENVAAAARESLAAARG; encoded by the coding sequence ATGAGCACGCAGACACCGGACAGCTTCGAATGGACCGAACTCGACCGGCGTGCCGTCGACACCGCCCGCCTGCTGGCGGCCGATGCCGTGCAGCAGGTCGGAAACGGCCACCCCGGCACCGCGATGGCCCTGGCCCCTGCGGCGTACACGATCTTTCAGAAGGTGATGCGTCATGACCCGGCGGATCCCGAGTGGACCGGGCGTGACCGCTTCGTCCTCTCCCCCGGCCACACCTCGCTGACGCTCTACACCCAGCTCTTCCTCTCCGGGTACGAGCTGGAGCTCGACGACCTGAAGGCCTTCCGGACCCACGGTTCCAAGACGCCCGGTCACCCCGAGTACGGGCACACGGCGGGTGTCGAGACCACCACCGGGCCCCTCGGGCAGGGCGTCGCCAACGCGGTCGGCATGGCGATGGCGGCCCGCTACGAGCGCGGCCTCTTCGACCCCGACGCCCCCGAGGGCGAATCGCCCTTCGACCACACCGTCTGGGCGATCGTCTCCGACGGCGACCTGCAGGAGGGCATCTCCGCCGAGGCCTCCTCCCTCGCGGGCCACCAGCGGCTCGGCAACCTGGTCTTCGTCTACGACGACAACCACATCTCCATCGAGGGCGACACCGCGACCGCGTTCTCCGAGGACGTGCTGAAGCGCTACGAGGCCTACGGCTGGCACACCCAGCGCATCGAGCCCGGCGCCGACGGCGACATCGACGTCCACGCGCTGCACGCGGCCCTGACATCCGCGCGGGCCGAGACCGGGCGCCCCTCGATCATCGCGATGCGCACGATCATCGCCTGGCCCGCCCCGAACGCACAGAACACCGAGGCCGCGCACGGCTCCGCGCTCGGTGCCGACGAGGTGGCCGCGACCAAGCGGGTCCTCGGCTTCGACCCCGAGCGCACCTTCGAGGTCGCCGACGAGGTGCTGGCCCACACCCGCGGGGCCCTGGACCGCGGTGCCGAGGCGCACGCGGCCTGGGACAAGCAGATCTCCGGATGGCGCGGCGAGCAGCCCGAGCGCGCGCGGCTCTTCGACCGGGTCGTCGCAGGTCAGCTGCCCGAGGGCTGGGAGTCCTCGATCCCGGTGTTCGAGGAGGGCGGGTCCGTGGCCACCCGGGCGGCGTCCGGCAAGGTGCTCCAGGCGCTGGGCCCGGTACTCCCCGAGCTGTGGGGCGGCTCCGCCGACCTCGCCGGATCCAACAACACGACGATCGACAAGACGTCGTCCTTCCTGCCGAAGGGCAACCCGCTGCCCGAGGCCGACCCGTACGGCCGAACCGTCCACTTCGGGATCCGCGAGCACTCGATGGCCGCGGAGATGAACGGCATCGCGCTGCACGGCAACACGCGCGTCTACGGCGGCACCTTCCTGGTGTTCTCCGACTACATGCGCAACGCCGTGCGCCTGTCCGCGCTCATGCAGCTGCCCGTCACCTACGTCTGGACGCACGACTCCGTCGGTCTCGGCGAGGACGGTCCCACCCACCAGCCGGTCGAGCACCTCGCGTCCCTGCGTGCCATCCCGGGCCTGAACGTCGTCCGCCCGGCCGACGCCAACGAGACGGCGCTCGCCTGGGCCGAGATCCTCCGGCGGCACGCCACGAACCCGGCCCCGCACGGCCTCGCGCTCACCCGCCAGGGCGTGCCGACCTACGCCCCGAACCCGGACGCCGTCAAGGGCGGTTACGTCCTGCGGGACGCCTCGACCGGGACCCCGGACGTCGTCCTGATCGCCACCGGTTCCGAGGTCCAGCTGGCCGTCGCCGCGCGCGAGCGGCTGGAGTCCGAGGGGGTCGGCACCCGGGTGGTGTCGATGCCGTCCGTGGAGTGGTTCGAGGAGCAGCCGCGGGAGTACCGGGAGAGCGTCCTGCCGCCGTCCGTGCGGGCCCGGGTCGCGATCGAGGCCGGTATCGGCCTGACGTGGTACCGGTTCACAGGGGATGCGGGACGCATCGTCTCCCTCGAACACTTCGGCGCCTCCGCCGACGCGAAGGTCTTGTTCGCCGAATACGGCTTCACCGCCGAGAACGTCGCCGCGGCAGCCAGGGAATCGCTGGCCGCAGCGCGTGGTTGA
- a CDS encoding helix-turn-helix transcriptional regulator — protein sequence MVDRTIQDSVQGGAGDGGVDGIRTFPFPIELSVGGVGMQVGPMGTERTWHADAPLERVHRIDFHVVMLVEGGPVRHMIDFAEYEATAGDLLWIRPGQVHRFSPTSEYRGTALTMQPGFLPRATVEATGLYRYDLPPLLRPSVAQLAGLTAALSQLQREYEDTATLPLNLHTAVLRHCLTAFLLRLAHLATSSAEAGRRTESTFTLFRDAVEKGFATNHSVSAYADALGYSRRTLVRAVRAATGETPKGFIDKRVVLEAKRLLAHTDMPIGRVGAAVGFPDAANFSKFFQQHTELTPAAFRAELL from the coding sequence ATGGTGGACAGAACCATCCAAGACTCCGTCCAGGGCGGAGCCGGTGACGGTGGAGTGGACGGGATCAGAACGTTTCCCTTCCCCATCGAGCTGAGTGTGGGCGGAGTCGGCATGCAGGTCGGCCCGATGGGCACCGAGCGCACCTGGCATGCGGATGCCCCGCTGGAGCGCGTGCACCGCATCGACTTCCATGTCGTGATGCTCGTCGAAGGCGGCCCCGTCCGCCACATGATCGACTTCGCCGAGTACGAGGCGACGGCGGGCGACCTGTTGTGGATCCGCCCCGGCCAGGTCCACCGCTTCTCGCCGACGAGCGAGTACCGCGGAACCGCCCTGACCATGCAGCCCGGGTTCCTGCCACGCGCCACGGTCGAGGCGACGGGGCTGTACCGCTACGACCTCCCGCCGCTGCTGCGCCCCTCCGTAGCCCAGCTGGCGGGCCTCACGGCGGCGCTGTCCCAGCTCCAGCGGGAGTACGAGGACACGGCGACCCTTCCGCTGAACCTGCACACCGCGGTACTGCGCCACTGCCTGACGGCGTTCCTGCTCCGACTGGCCCATCTCGCGACGAGCTCGGCGGAGGCCGGGCGCCGGACCGAGTCGACGTTCACCCTGTTCCGGGACGCCGTGGAGAAGGGCTTCGCCACGAACCACAGTGTCAGCGCGTACGCGGACGCGCTCGGCTACTCCCGCCGGACCCTGGTCCGCGCGGTGCGCGCGGCCACGGGGGAGACGCCGAAGGGGTTCATCGACAAGCGGGTCGTCCTGGAGGCGAAACGGCTGCTCGCCCACACCGACATGCCGATCGGGCGGGTGGGGGCGGCGGTCGGCTTCCCCGACGCGGCGAACTTCTCCAAGTTCTTCCAGCAGCACACGGAGTTGACGCCGGCGGCGTTCCGGGCGGAGCTGCTCTGA
- a CDS encoding alkaline phosphatase family protein, whose translation MAAVKAPQRNRRSLSALAGALALTAASVGVWAATASTAQAAALPTPDHVVVVVMENHAYSQVIGSSSAPYLNNTLKAGGADLTQSYGLTHPSEPNYYMLFSGSNQGRTDDSCVGVGSLSAANLASELIAAGKTWASYNESLPSQGSTTCSSGTYAQKHNPWFGFSNVPTSTAKTFAQFPADYTTLPKVSFVVPNLCSDMHDCSVSTGDTWIKNNLGAYATWATTHNSILAVTFDEDNKLSGNRIPTLFYGQHVAAGSTSSTTYNHYNVLRTVEDLAGLSAHAGNAASASDITGIWN comes from the coding sequence ATGGCCGCCGTCAAGGCACCTCAGCGCAACCGACGTTCCCTCTCCGCGCTTGCCGGAGCCCTCGCCCTCACCGCCGCCTCGGTCGGAGTGTGGGCCGCGACTGCCTCCACCGCGCAGGCCGCCGCTCTGCCCACCCCGGACCACGTGGTCGTCGTGGTGATGGAGAACCACGCCTACTCGCAGGTGATCGGCAGCTCCAGCGCCCCCTACCTCAACAACACCCTCAAGGCCGGTGGCGCCGACCTCACCCAGTCCTACGGCCTCACCCACCCGAGCGAGCCGAACTACTACATGCTGTTCTCGGGCTCCAACCAGGGCCGCACCGACGACAGTTGCGTCGGCGTCGGTTCCCTCTCCGCCGCCAACCTCGCCTCCGAGCTGATCGCCGCCGGGAAGACCTGGGCGAGCTACAACGAGTCGCTGCCCAGTCAGGGTTCGACGACCTGCAGCAGCGGCACCTACGCGCAGAAGCACAACCCGTGGTTCGGTTTCTCCAACGTGCCCACCAGCACCGCGAAGACCTTCGCGCAGTTCCCGGCCGACTACACGACCCTGCCCAAGGTCTCCTTCGTCGTCCCGAACCTGTGCAGCGACATGCACGACTGCTCGGTCTCCACGGGCGACACCTGGATCAAGAACAACCTGGGCGCCTACGCCACCTGGGCCACGACCCACAACAGCATCCTCGCGGTCACCTTCGACGAGGACAACAAGCTGTCCGGCAACCGCATCCCCACCCTCTTCTACGGGCAGCACGTCGCGGCCGGCAGCACCAGCTCCACCACCTACAACCACTACAACGTGCTGCGCACGGTGGAGGACCTGGCCGGTCTGAGTGCCCACGCGGGCAACGCCGCCTCGGCCTCCGACATCACCGGCATCTGGAACTGA
- a CDS encoding MFS transporter — MYLADSRSTDPRSTDSRTTEAAVVPDSRPGRRPAAVPATVLALGAVSLITDVSSEMVTAVLPLYVVVGLGLSPLGFGLLDGINNGVGALVRLVGGHFADRGGRGHKAVAGLGYGLSALCKPLLLLAHTLPVLSAVLAVDRTGKGLRTAPRDAMISLATEPAHRGRAFGVHRAMDTTGALLGPLAAFAVLRATVDGYDAVFAVSGCVAVLGVLVLVLFVPGHRTQATAVQPPQRERPLLRDSLGLLRRPELRRLTVCASLLGLTTVSDSFLYLLLQRQGDLPAHLFPLLPLGTAAFFLLLAVPLGALADRVSRRRLFLAGHGVLLLGYGLVLSPWHGVPAVIAFLVLHGTFYAATDGVLAAATAGVVPAQHQGAGQALVGTGQALARFVCSLTFGAAWSLWGGRTALAATATALAAAAVVASFVFRPTEVAPAAPQEAPTTPDEVSA; from the coding sequence GTGTACCTCGCGGACTCCCGGAGCACGGATCCCCGCAGCACGGATTCCCGCACCACCGAGGCCGCCGTCGTCCCGGACTCCCGTCCGGGGCGGCGGCCGGCCGCCGTGCCCGCCACCGTGCTGGCCCTGGGCGCGGTCAGCCTGATCACGGACGTCTCCTCGGAGATGGTCACAGCGGTCCTGCCGCTGTACGTGGTCGTGGGCCTCGGTCTCTCGCCCCTCGGCTTCGGGCTCCTCGACGGCATCAACAACGGCGTGGGCGCCCTGGTCCGGCTGGTCGGCGGCCACTTCGCCGACCGGGGAGGCCGCGGGCACAAGGCCGTGGCGGGCCTCGGCTACGGACTGTCGGCGCTGTGCAAGCCACTGCTGCTGCTCGCCCACACCCTCCCCGTGCTCAGCGCCGTGCTCGCGGTCGACCGCACCGGCAAAGGACTGCGCACCGCTCCACGGGACGCGATGATCTCGCTCGCCACCGAACCCGCCCACCGGGGACGGGCGTTCGGGGTGCACCGCGCCATGGACACCACCGGCGCGCTGCTCGGCCCCCTCGCCGCCTTCGCCGTGCTGCGGGCCACCGTCGACGGCTACGACGCGGTCTTCGCGGTCAGCGGATGCGTGGCCGTACTCGGCGTCCTGGTGCTCGTGCTCTTCGTGCCCGGCCACCGCACCCAGGCGACCGCCGTACAACCGCCGCAGCGGGAACGGCCGTTGCTCCGGGACTCCCTCGGGCTGCTGCGCCGTCCGGAGCTGCGGCGGCTCACCGTGTGCGCGAGCCTGCTGGGCCTGACCACGGTCAGCGACTCCTTCCTGTATCTGCTGCTCCAGCGCCAAGGCGACCTGCCCGCCCACCTGTTCCCGCTGCTGCCGCTGGGCACCGCCGCCTTCTTCCTGCTGCTCGCCGTCCCGCTCGGGGCACTCGCCGACCGCGTCAGCCGCCGCAGGCTCTTCCTCGCCGGCCACGGTGTGCTGCTGCTCGGCTATGGCCTCGTGCTCTCCCCATGGCACGGCGTCCCGGCCGTGATCGCCTTCCTCGTGCTGCACGGCACCTTCTACGCGGCGACCGATGGCGTGCTCGCCGCCGCCACCGCGGGAGTCGTACCGGCACAGCACCAGGGCGCGGGCCAGGCCCTGGTCGGCACCGGCCAGGCATTGGCCCGGTTCGTCTGCTCCCTCACCTTCGGCGCGGCCTGGAGCCTGTGGGGCGGGCGGACCGCACTCGCCGCCACCGCGACGGCGCTGGCGGCCGCTGCCGTCGTGGCCTCGTTCGTCTTCCGGCCCACGGAAGTGGCCCCTGCCGCCCCCCAAGAGGCCCCCACCACCCCCGACGAGGTGTCCGCATGA